Proteins from a single region of Halorubrum sp. 2020YC2:
- a CDS encoding transglutaminase domain-containing protein has protein sequence MSGTVLRLVVAIVCLVGIVLGGALAPAIGVSTPVPDLGVESGEGESVGEGLLVDGGAAPNSSTANGRDVGAESGTGRGSGAGSGSGGAAGESGAAGGSEGAGGEFVEDVETTEGGVPVESGTRNYGGVSSGGYPEESSVGGPLSLSDRVELRVESPEPSRWRLGAYANYTGDGWDRRTTPTERLSGTLPTVDGTSTPAYEIRVTPQRSFDSLATAWRPAYAAAPNREVSVTEERGLVVSEPVEAGDTYVTATYGAPSHAAAAEASGEGSVPSAIQDRYTRLPDDTPERLGDRTAEITADAGTPYETAAAVQLWLMENKEYSLDAGHERGNDVATEFVFEMDAGYCEYFATSMVAMLRTQDVPARYVTGYGPGEAVGDDEYVVRGQDAHAWVEVYVTDVGWVTFDPTPAGGRVDADRDAAPVDGGGPTSGGQASGPGGQSSGPGEPGSGEESGRDGSDDGEPSDGSGEGSEGGDSGQESEDGGSEEDAQDGSSEEDSSEGDSQDSGSEESSSDDSGSEGSSSEDSGSEGSSSEDSGSEGSSSDDSGSEGSSSENGSEAEETAPLEIELSADPVPGRDLTVTVTRADEPVSGATVSFNGDPVGETNAAGNVTGEVPYAESLEVVARTDGAETQASSLGPGTLLPGANGGPDATASGDSFRRFTGGDGIAAVGAAGGVAAQAGGNVTVDVPVDVSVEVVGEPVAGEPVDVIATVAGEPVPNGTVRVNGTAAGRTGPNGQATVTLPATESAVINVSRGDATGGRTLSVGRLSLSVTPSTVVPLPLTESDVTVTFDGEPVPGASVAVANESAGATDANGTAAVRLPFADSASLSATASVGGTSASATRSVGKLYRNLAGAVGLVAFALGGVIVGARRRGVSPRSLPRSAARVAVRLVRLGVAGLVRFAAGVEAAIVALRRGLSTAVVLLTQGIGGVKRLAAAAVAGGRRLLGRLVAALRAAPRYLHPLAILAALRRAGGAGRDAVAGTGDGSSRADPASESEADEALLTIRDAWGEFRTHVSIRSWRTATPGEIARWAVRRDGLPQEAVETLTDAFRDVEYGSRSPSDRAPAARQALEAIRGATDADEEEEAE, from the coding sequence GTGAGTGGAACGGTCCTCCGTCTCGTGGTCGCTATCGTGTGCCTCGTGGGGATCGTGTTGGGCGGCGCTCTCGCGCCGGCTATCGGCGTCTCGACGCCGGTTCCCGACCTCGGCGTCGAGAGCGGCGAGGGAGAGTCGGTCGGCGAGGGGCTGCTCGTCGACGGCGGGGCGGCCCCCAACTCGTCGACGGCCAACGGCCGCGACGTCGGCGCCGAGTCGGGTACCGGGCGCGGCTCCGGCGCCGGTAGCGGATCCGGGGGCGCCGCCGGGGAATCAGGTGCCGCCGGTGGATCCGAGGGCGCCGGCGGCGAGTTCGTCGAGGACGTGGAGACGACCGAGGGCGGAGTTCCGGTCGAGTCCGGGACGAGGAACTACGGCGGGGTTTCGAGCGGCGGTTATCCGGAGGAGAGCTCCGTCGGCGGACCGCTTTCGCTGTCCGATCGGGTCGAGCTGCGCGTCGAGAGTCCGGAGCCGTCGCGCTGGCGGCTCGGCGCGTACGCGAACTACACCGGTGACGGGTGGGACCGCCGGACGACCCCGACGGAGCGGCTCTCGGGGACGCTTCCGACCGTCGACGGCACGTCGACGCCGGCGTACGAGATCCGCGTGACGCCGCAGCGGTCGTTCGATTCGCTGGCCACCGCGTGGCGGCCGGCGTACGCCGCGGCGCCGAACCGCGAGGTCTCCGTCACCGAGGAGCGCGGCCTCGTCGTGTCCGAACCGGTGGAGGCGGGCGACACGTACGTGACGGCGACGTACGGGGCGCCGTCGCACGCCGCGGCGGCCGAGGCCAGCGGCGAGGGGTCCGTTCCGTCCGCGATTCAGGACCGGTACACGAGGCTTCCCGACGACACCCCGGAGCGGCTCGGCGACCGGACGGCGGAGATCACGGCCGACGCCGGGACGCCGTACGAGACCGCCGCGGCCGTACAGCTGTGGCTGATGGAGAACAAGGAGTACTCGCTCGACGCGGGGCACGAGCGCGGGAACGACGTCGCGACCGAGTTCGTGTTCGAGATGGACGCCGGCTACTGCGAGTACTTCGCGACCTCGATGGTCGCGATGTTGCGGACGCAGGACGTGCCCGCCCGCTACGTGACCGGCTACGGTCCCGGCGAGGCGGTCGGCGACGACGAGTACGTCGTTCGCGGGCAGGACGCGCACGCCTGGGTCGAGGTGTACGTCACCGACGTCGGGTGGGTGACCTTCGACCCGACGCCCGCCGGCGGTCGCGTCGACGCGGACCGCGACGCCGCCCCGGTCGACGGGGGCGGCCCGACCAGCGGCGGGCAGGCGAGCGGGCCCGGCGGGCAGAGCTCGGGACCGGGCGAACCCGGTTCGGGCGAGGAGTCCGGACGGGACGGGTCCGACGACGGCGAGCCGAGCGACGGTTCCGGGGAGGGCAGCGAAGGGGGCGACTCCGGGCAGGAGTCCGAAGACGGCGGCTCCGAGGAAGACGCTCAAGACGGCAGTTCCGAAGAAGACAGCTCCGAGGGAGACAGTCAAGACAGCGGTTCCGAGGAGAGCAGCTCCGACGACAGCGGTTCCGAAGGCAGTAGCTCCGAAGACAGCGGTTCCGAAGGCAGTAGCTCCGAAGACAGCGGTTCCGAAGGCAGTAGCTCCGACGACAGCGGTTCCGAAGGCAGTAGCTCTGAGAACGGCTCCGAGGCCGAGGAGACGGCCCCGCTGGAGATCGAGCTGTCGGCCGACCCCGTTCCGGGGCGGGACCTCACGGTGACCGTGACCCGGGCTGACGAGCCGGTGTCCGGCGCGACGGTGTCGTTCAACGGCGATCCGGTCGGCGAGACGAACGCCGCGGGCAACGTCACCGGCGAGGTGCCGTACGCCGAGTCGCTGGAGGTTGTCGCCCGGACGGACGGCGCGGAGACGCAGGCGTCCTCGCTGGGTCCCGGGACGCTGCTTCCCGGCGCGAACGGCGGACCGGATGCGACCGCGAGCGGGGACTCCTTCCGGCGGTTCACGGGCGGGGACGGCATCGCCGCCGTCGGTGCGGCGGGCGGTGTCGCCGCCCAGGCGGGTGGCAACGTGACCGTCGACGTGCCGGTGGACGTCTCCGTCGAGGTGGTCGGCGAGCCGGTCGCCGGCGAGCCGGTGGATGTCATCGCGACCGTCGCGGGCGAGCCGGTGCCGAACGGGACGGTCCGCGTGAACGGGACGGCGGCGGGACGGACCGGGCCGAACGGGCAGGCGACGGTGACGCTCCCGGCGACGGAGTCGGCCGTGATCAACGTGAGCCGCGGCGACGCGACCGGCGGTCGAACGCTCTCCGTCGGCCGGCTCTCGCTGTCGGTGACCCCGTCGACCGTGGTCCCGCTCCCGCTGACGGAGAGCGACGTGACGGTGACGTTCGACGGGGAGCCGGTGCCGGGCGCGTCGGTCGCGGTCGCCAACGAATCTGCCGGCGCGACCGACGCCAACGGGACCGCCGCCGTGCGGCTGCCGTTCGCCGATTCCGCGAGCCTCTCCGCGACGGCGTCCGTCGGCGGGACGAGCGCGTCCGCAACGCGGAGCGTCGGGAAGCTGTATCGCAACCTCGCCGGGGCCGTCGGGCTGGTCGCCTTCGCGCTCGGGGGCGTCATCGTCGGCGCGCGTCGGCGAGGGGTGTCCCCGCGGTCCCTCCCGCGGTCGGCCGCGCGCGTCGCCGTGCGCCTCGTTCGCCTCGGCGTCGCCGGGCTGGTCCGGTTCGCGGCGGGGGTCGAGGCAGCGATCGTGGCGCTCCGCCGAGGGCTCTCGACGGCCGTGGTGCTCCTGACGCAGGGGATCGGCGGCGTGAAGCGGCTCGCTGCGGCCGCCGTCGCGGGCGGTCGACGGCTGCTCGGTCGGCTGGTCGCGGCGCTCCGCGCGGCGCCGCGGTACCTCCATCCGCTCGCGATACTCGCCGCGCTCAGGCGGGCGGGAGGGGCCGGCAGGGACGCCGTCGCGGGGACCGGCGACGGCTCGTCCCGTGCCGACCCGGCGAGCGAGTCCGAGGCGGACGAGGCGTTGCTCACGATCCGAGACGCGTGGGGCGAGTTCCGGACGCACGTCTCGATCCGGTCGTGGCGCACCGCGACGCCGGGCGAGATCGCACGGTGGGCGGTCCGACGGGACGGGCTGCCGCAGGAGGCGGTCGAAACGCTGACCGACGCGTTCAGGGACGTCGAGTACGGCTCCCGCTCGCCGAGCGACCGCGCTCCCGCGGCGCGGCAGGCGCTCGAAGCGATCCGCGGCGCGACCGACGCCGACGAGGAGGAGGAGGCGGAGTGA
- a CDS encoding helix-turn-helix domain-containing protein — protein MVPLGGRATPFVRIRNDARESFERSVREHPWVNDIRRLETHGDEALYTLDWEPSEASLLRTILDLDAALLSATGGAETWGLELRFPTHEALSAFKDHYLEADIDVSIERIYNPTRPDASPWYGLTPPQRETLTAAVESGYYSLPRQISTQELADSFDISDQAATERLRRGILTLVQNTLLVEERDE, from the coding sequence ATGGTGCCGCTGGGCGGACGGGCGACGCCGTTCGTTCGGATCCGGAACGACGCGCGGGAGAGCTTCGAGCGATCCGTCCGCGAACACCCGTGGGTCAACGACATCAGACGCCTCGAAACGCACGGGGACGAGGCGCTGTACACGCTGGACTGGGAGCCGTCCGAGGCCTCGCTGCTGCGGACGATCCTCGACCTCGACGCGGCGCTCCTGAGCGCGACCGGCGGCGCCGAGACGTGGGGGCTCGAGCTCAGATTCCCCACCCACGAGGCGCTCTCGGCGTTCAAAGACCACTACCTCGAGGCCGATATCGACGTGTCGATCGAACGGATCTACAACCCCACGAGACCCGACGCCAGTCCCTGGTACGGGCTGACGCCGCCGCAGCGCGAGACGCTCACCGCCGCCGTGGAGTCCGGGTACTACTCGCTGCCGCGCCAGATATCCACGCAGGAGCTCGCGGACTCGTTCGACATCTCCGATCAGGCCGCGACCGAGCGCCTCCGCCGCGGGATACTTACGCTGGTACAGAACACGCTGCTGGTCGAGGAGCGAGACGAGTAG
- a CDS encoding acyltransferase, whose protein sequence is MTKRHVSLPDGAEAGVRGFIDEVDERLSSDEDTCEVVRDVLIDLHGDREAWEAWQDGESVSRAERVRLQGYDPCNATLESEYYAEKDEDRFQRSKHLQWLWRQFDATPMADNVEFALRFRQMLGNHLFAECGEDCRFFKGISVTYGHNIEVGDNVVIHDDVHLDDRGKLTIGDRASISDGVHLYSHDHDIVDQTEVRNFHTIVEDDARVTYDAMVRAGCRVGENSVVGARSVVQGDVPDHHVVVGSPARSVRVKPGWEEVAEELEDGRLPDNQDEREIEYELPDDLERFDEFGRDRRPPE, encoded by the coding sequence ATGACAAAGCGACACGTGTCCCTGCCCGACGGCGCCGAGGCCGGGGTCCGAGGGTTCATCGACGAGGTGGACGAGCGGCTCTCCTCGGACGAGGACACCTGCGAGGTCGTCCGCGACGTGCTGATCGACCTCCACGGCGACCGCGAGGCGTGGGAGGCGTGGCAGGACGGCGAGTCCGTGTCGCGCGCCGAGCGCGTCCGCCTTCAGGGGTACGACCCGTGTAACGCGACGCTGGAGTCGGAGTACTACGCCGAGAAGGACGAGGACCGCTTCCAGCGCTCGAAACACCTCCAGTGGCTCTGGCGGCAGTTCGACGCCACGCCGATGGCCGACAACGTCGAGTTCGCGCTCCGCTTCCGCCAGATGCTCGGGAATCACCTCTTCGCCGAGTGCGGGGAGGACTGCCGCTTTTTCAAGGGAATCTCCGTCACCTACGGCCACAACATCGAGGTGGGCGACAACGTCGTGATCCACGACGACGTCCACCTCGACGACCGCGGGAAGCTGACGATCGGCGACCGCGCCTCCATCTCCGACGGGGTCCACCTCTACAGCCACGATCACGACATCGTCGACCAGACCGAGGTCCGGAACTTCCACACGATCGTCGAGGACGACGCCCGCGTCACCTACGACGCGATGGTCCGGGCAGGCTGTCGAGTGGGTGAGAACAGCGTGGTCGGCGCGCGCTCCGTGGTCCAAGGGGACGTGCCCGACCACCACGTCGTCGTCGGCTCGCCCGCGCGCAGCGTCCGCGTGAAGCCCGGCTGGGAGGAGGTCGCCGAGGAGTTGGAAGACGGCCGCCTCCCCGACAACCAGGACGAACGCGAGATCGAGTACGAGCTTCCCGACGACCTCGAACGGTTCGACGAGTTCGGCCGAGACCGCCGGCCGCCGGAGTGA
- a CDS encoding ABC transporter ATP-binding protein, giving the protein MAIESRPATTDDGDDAESDGSSDAASAVGADAGAADRRAGDAAPVVANDLTKRYDETLVFDGLDLSVDPGEVCCLLGPSGCGKTTLLHLLAGLEAPTGGRVEIDGETVTGPDYRWGVVFQDPLLYPWLSVRENVEIGPRLRGEEPDDDLIDELLDLVGLDGFEDADTADLSGGMAQRASLARTLANEPEVLLLDEPFSALDQLTKMELQDELLRIVDELGVTAVFVTHDIDEAVYLGDRVAVMGPIPSGIEHVEPIDSETRSRDDEAFLEERAATFEHLEAVGLE; this is encoded by the coding sequence ATGGCCATCGAGTCCCGCCCGGCGACGACCGACGACGGCGACGACGCCGAGTCCGACGGCAGTTCCGACGCCGCGTCCGCGGTCGGCGCCGACGCCGGCGCCGCCGACCGACGCGCGGGCGACGCGGCGCCGGTCGTCGCCAACGACCTCACGAAGCGGTACGACGAGACTCTCGTCTTCGACGGGCTCGACCTCTCGGTCGACCCCGGCGAGGTCTGCTGTCTGCTCGGCCCGTCGGGCTGCGGCAAGACGACCCTGCTCCACCTGCTCGCGGGACTCGAAGCGCCGACCGGCGGCCGCGTCGAGATAGACGGCGAGACGGTGACGGGCCCCGATTATCGGTGGGGAGTCGTCTTTCAGGACCCGCTGCTGTACCCGTGGCTCTCGGTCCGCGAGAACGTCGAGATCGGCCCGCGGCTCCGCGGCGAGGAGCCGGACGACGACCTGATCGACGAGCTCCTCGATCTGGTCGGGCTCGACGGCTTCGAGGACGCCGACACGGCCGACCTCTCGGGCGGGATGGCGCAGCGCGCGTCGCTCGCCCGGACGCTCGCGAACGAGCCCGAGGTGCTGCTCTTAGACGAGCCGTTCTCGGCGCTCGACCAGCTGACGAAGATGGAGCTACAGGACGAGCTGCTGCGGATCGTCGATGAGCTCGGCGTCACCGCCGTGTTCGTCACGCACGACATCGACGAGGCGGTGTACCTCGGCGACCGCGTGGCGGTCATGGGGCCGATCCCGAGCGGCATCGAACACGTCGAGCCGATCGACAGCGAGACGCGCTCGCGCGACGACGAGGCGTTCCTCGAAGAGCGGGCGGCGACCTTCGAGCACTTAGAGGCGGTGGGACTCGAATGA
- a CDS encoding ABC transporter substrate-binding protein — protein sequence MSDLNISHEYFTWRLVQDVAEEKGYFEDEGVDADLSYFAPGTQEFEGENAFDADWWDDMDEDGGTHGVCEWNAVQEVSETDRDIVGSYSEWDRVVFVDADDDAETIDDLRGRSVGINKYATSFYSMREMLENEGFDEDEIVLEHVGEAEERFEAVKAGEVDSIAVLEPFVTLGRYDEELKEVFDGPCRAAITTREQPEPEKLEGFLAALNRAVADINDDLEGYTDRYVELLEDEAADKAAFDDVDFDRLREEFELREFLPVRAPDEDRIGATTDWMRDKGFVPDDADIGTAEELDDDGVLPDGEAESEEDEPEATAD from the coding sequence ATGTCAGACCTGAATATCTCTCACGAATACTTTACGTGGAGACTCGTACAGGACGTCGCGGAAGAAAAGGGGTACTTCGAAGACGAGGGCGTCGACGCCGACCTCTCGTACTTCGCCCCGGGCACGCAGGAGTTCGAGGGCGAGAACGCCTTCGACGCCGACTGGTGGGACGACATGGACGAGGACGGCGGCACTCACGGCGTCTGCGAGTGGAACGCGGTCCAGGAGGTCTCCGAGACCGACCGCGACATCGTCGGCTCCTACAGCGAGTGGGACCGCGTCGTCTTCGTCGACGCCGACGACGACGCCGAGACCATCGACGACCTGCGCGGCCGCTCCGTCGGGATCAACAAGTACGCCACCTCGTTCTACTCGATGCGGGAGATGCTGGAGAACGAGGGGTTCGACGAGGACGAGATCGTCTTAGAGCACGTCGGCGAGGCCGAGGAGCGCTTCGAGGCGGTCAAGGCCGGCGAGGTCGACTCCATCGCGGTGCTGGAGCCGTTCGTCACCCTCGGCCGCTACGACGAGGAGCTGAAGGAGGTGTTCGACGGCCCGTGCCGCGCCGCCATCACCACGCGCGAGCAGCCCGAGCCGGAGAAGCTGGAGGGGTTCCTCGCGGCGCTGAACCGCGCGGTCGCAGACATCAACGACGATCTCGAAGGCTACACCGACCGGTACGTGGAGCTGCTCGAAGACGAGGCGGCCGACAAGGCGGCCTTCGACGACGTGGACTTCGACCGGCTCCGCGAGGAGTTCGAGCTCCGCGAGTTCCTGCCCGTGCGCGCCCCCGACGAGGACCGGATCGGCGCGACCACGGATTGGATGCGCGACAAGGGCTTCGTCCCGGACGACGCCGACATCGGCACCGCCGAGGAGCTCGATGACGACGGCGTGCTCCCGGACGGCGAGGCCGAGTCCGAGGAGGACGAGCCGGAAGCGACGGCGGACTGA
- a CDS encoding DUF58 domain-containing protein: protein MSDRRVTSRFDGATIGAIALVTVGTVFGEPVLFVAASVPLFYLLVEWTTGPPEPSLTVERRIAPDPAAPGERTEITLSVHNEGASTLTDLRVVDRLPDGLPVDDGSPRGCLSVRPGETASIEYTVVPRQGTYAFDSPVVRARSLSATGIYTDSPDAAGATTLTCRRDAGEVPQLRGSLRRFGTRPVDRGGEGLQFYAAREYQLGDDVRRINWRDYAKTGDLTTIQFAETSATETVVLVDATSAGRVARESGYPTAAELAVYAADRVVARLLADGDDVGVCALGIDASDVAVPVSSAGRDQPWVPPGSDDATRTRLDAVFDALVAATDTAAARTDRISTDLRERLSARADVVVVTPALDAETVELATSLSTVGHRVGVVSPDVTDRRRPGRTVAHAERQLRLARLRGAGATVFDWDTRRSLAAAMEVAR, encoded by the coding sequence GTGAGCGACCGGCGGGTCACGAGCCGGTTCGACGGCGCCACGATCGGCGCGATCGCGCTCGTCACCGTCGGGACGGTGTTCGGCGAACCGGTGTTGTTCGTGGCGGCGTCGGTACCGCTGTTCTACCTCCTCGTCGAGTGGACCACCGGGCCGCCGGAGCCGAGCCTCACCGTCGAGCGCCGGATCGCACCGGACCCGGCGGCGCCCGGCGAGCGGACGGAGATCACCCTCAGCGTTCACAACGAGGGCGCGTCGACGCTCACCGACCTCCGCGTGGTCGACCGCCTGCCGGACGGACTCCCCGTCGACGACGGCTCGCCCCGGGGGTGCCTCTCCGTCCGACCCGGGGAGACGGCCTCCATCGAGTACACGGTCGTCCCGCGGCAGGGCACCTACGCGTTCGACTCGCCGGTCGTCCGGGCGCGCTCGCTGTCGGCGACCGGCATCTACACCGACAGCCCGGACGCGGCGGGGGCGACGACGCTCACCTGTCGCCGCGACGCCGGGGAGGTGCCGCAGCTGCGCGGCTCGCTCCGGCGGTTCGGGACGCGGCCGGTCGACCGCGGCGGCGAGGGGCTCCAGTTCTACGCCGCGCGCGAGTACCAGCTCGGCGACGACGTCCGCCGGATCAACTGGCGCGACTACGCGAAGACCGGGGACCTGACGACGATCCAGTTCGCCGAGACGAGCGCGACCGAGACGGTCGTGCTCGTCGACGCCACGAGCGCCGGGCGGGTCGCCCGGGAGTCGGGGTACCCGACCGCGGCGGAGCTGGCCGTCTACGCCGCCGACCGCGTCGTCGCGCGGCTGCTCGCCGACGGCGACGACGTCGGCGTGTGCGCGCTCGGGATCGACGCGTCGGACGTGGCCGTCCCGGTGTCGTCAGCTGGCCGGGACCAGCCGTGGGTCCCGCCCGGGTCCGACGACGCGACCCGCACCCGACTGGACGCGGTGTTCGACGCGCTCGTCGCGGCCACCGACACGGCCGCCGCGCGAACGGACCGGATCTCGACGGACCTCCGGGAGCGGCTCTCCGCGCGCGCCGACGTCGTCGTCGTGACGCCGGCGCTCGACGCCGAGACGGTGGAGCTGGCGACGTCGCTGTCCACCGTCGGGCACCGCGTGGGCGTCGTGTCGCCGGACGTCACCGACCGTCGGCGGCCCGGGAGGACGGTCGCACACGCCGAGCGCCAGCTCAGGCTCGCTCGGCTCCGCGGCGCCGGGGCGACGGTGTTCGACTGGGACACTCGGCGGTCGCTCGCGGCCGCGATGGAGGTGGCGCGGTGA
- a CDS encoding aldo/keto reductase, which translates to MQHRELGNSGVEVSEIGFGAWVVGTDWWGDRSDEQAVEMVEEALDAGVTYVDTGDVYGHGDSEEIIGRAIDGRRDEVTLSTKIGYDFYDNPQAGHGELPKELNEEYLTEAFEASLDRLDTDYVDVLQLHNANVDEVTPEVRDLLREWKESGRVRALGWALGPSIGWLAEGDAAVEYEEFDAVQTVFNLFEQEPGRHFVETIRESDSDTSVIARVPHSSGLLNEQVTPDTVLEDGDHRSHRPKEWYETGWEKVDAIRFLEEPDHAEGTRTMAQAAIRWLLAHDEVASVTPTFRDGDDIAEWSAAGVPSLSDAEYDRLEELYARNFDIDRDDGMDVLRTSVDGEDIEAAGLDKRAASY; encoded by the coding sequence ATGCAACACCGCGAACTCGGGAACTCTGGCGTCGAGGTCTCTGAGATCGGCTTCGGCGCGTGGGTCGTCGGCACCGACTGGTGGGGCGACCGCTCGGACGAACAGGCGGTCGAGATGGTCGAGGAGGCGCTCGACGCGGGCGTCACCTACGTCGACACCGGCGACGTGTACGGCCACGGCGACAGCGAGGAGATCATCGGGCGGGCGATCGACGGCCGCCGCGACGAGGTGACGCTGTCGACGAAGATCGGCTACGACTTCTACGACAACCCGCAGGCCGGCCACGGCGAGTTACCCAAGGAGCTGAACGAGGAGTACCTCACCGAGGCGTTCGAGGCCTCGCTCGACCGGCTCGACACCGACTACGTCGACGTGCTCCAGTTGCACAACGCCAACGTCGACGAGGTGACGCCGGAAGTGCGCGACCTCCTCCGCGAGTGGAAGGAGTCGGGGCGCGTCCGCGCGCTCGGCTGGGCGCTCGGCCCCTCGATCGGCTGGCTCGCGGAGGGCGACGCCGCGGTCGAGTACGAGGAGTTCGACGCGGTCCAGACCGTCTTCAACCTCTTCGAGCAGGAGCCCGGCCGCCACTTCGTTGAAACGATCCGCGAGAGCGACTCGGACACCTCCGTCATCGCCCGCGTCCCGCACTCCTCCGGCCTCCTCAACGAGCAGGTGACGCCCGACACCGTCCTTGAGGACGGTGACCACCGCTCGCACCGCCCGAAGGAGTGGTACGAGACCGGCTGGGAGAAGGTCGACGCGATCCGCTTCCTCGAAGAGCCCGACCACGCCGAGGGGACGCGCACGATGGCGCAGGCCGCGATCCGGTGGCTGCTCGCGCACGACGAGGTCGCCTCCGTCACGCCCACCTTCCGCGACGGCGACGACATCGCGGAGTGGAGCGCGGCGGGCGTGCCGTCCCTCTCTGACGCCGAGTACGACCGCCTCGAAGAGCTGTACGCCCGCAACTTCGACATCGACCGCGACGACGGGATGGACGTCCTCCGCACCTCCGTCGACGGCGAGGACATCGAGGCGGCCGGCCTCGACAAGCGCGCGGCCTCGTACTGA
- a CDS encoding AAA family ATPase: MDVDDAAAVCGDVIDTISDVVVVDRPVLETVLTGVLSRGHVLLEDVPGTGKTLTAQSFATALGLSFNRIQFTPDLLPSDITGSHIYREETGEFEFAEGPIFANVVLADEINRAPPKTQAALLEAMSEGQVSADGTTYQLPDPFFVIATQNPVEQEGTFALPEAQRDRFIMKTTLGYPDSEGMRTILDRRADRTARTPEPKRVIDGETVPRLQDVPERVTVDGSLREYMITLGEATRADGRVEVGVSPRGIQRLFEATRARALVSGREYVAPDDVKAVVADAFVHRLVLTSKATVQDTSPATVVDDIVDRVEVPAVAVD; the protein is encoded by the coding sequence ATGGATGTCGACGACGCAGCGGCGGTGTGCGGGGACGTCATCGACACGATATCGGACGTCGTCGTTGTCGACCGGCCGGTCCTTGAGACCGTCCTCACGGGCGTGTTGTCCCGCGGGCACGTGCTCCTGGAGGACGTCCCCGGCACCGGAAAGACCCTCACGGCGCAGAGCTTCGCGACGGCGCTCGGACTCTCCTTCAACCGGATCCAGTTCACGCCCGACCTGCTCCCGTCGGACATCACCGGCTCGCACATCTACCGCGAGGAGACCGGCGAGTTCGAGTTCGCGGAGGGCCCGATCTTCGCGAACGTGGTGTTGGCCGACGAGATCAACCGCGCGCCGCCGAAGACGCAGGCGGCCCTGCTGGAGGCGATGTCGGAGGGGCAGGTCTCGGCGGACGGCACTACCTACCAGCTCCCGGACCCGTTCTTCGTCATCGCGACCCAGAACCCGGTCGAACAGGAGGGGACGTTCGCCCTCCCCGAGGCACAGCGCGACCGGTTCATCATGAAGACGACGCTCGGCTACCCCGACAGCGAGGGGATGCGAACGATCCTCGACCGGCGCGCGGACCGCACGGCGCGGACCCCGGAGCCGAAGCGGGTCATCGACGGCGAGACGGTCCCGCGCCTTCAGGACGTTCCGGAGCGCGTGACCGTCGACGGGTCGCTCCGCGAGTACATGATCACGCTCGGCGAGGCGACCCGCGCGGACGGCCGGGTTGAGGTCGGGGTGTCGCCGCGCGGCATCCAGCGCCTCTTCGAGGCGACCCGGGCGCGGGCGCTCGTGAGCGGCCGGGAGTACGTCGCGCCCGACGACGTCAAGGCCGTCGTCGCGGACGCGTTCGTCCACCGGCTCGTGCTGACCTCGAAGGCGACGGTACAAGACACCTCGCCGGCGACCGTGGTGGACGACATCGTCGACCGGGTCGAGGTCCCCGCGGTGGCCGTCGACTGA
- a CDS encoding DJ-1/PfpI family protein, whose product MTGQEILMIVGDFGEDYEIMVPFQALQAVGHEVHAVCPEKEAGETVKTAVHDFRGDQTYLETRGHDFELTRGFDEVDPSNYDALVVPGGRAPEYLRGYEAVLDAVRHFFETDKPVASICHGPQILAAAGVLDGYEITAYPAVRPEVEAAGCSWVDGVTTDGNLVTGQAWPDHPEWIAAFLDLLGTEIDHGAAAATAE is encoded by the coding sequence ATGACAGGACAGGAGATACTGATGATCGTCGGCGACTTCGGGGAGGACTACGAGATAATGGTCCCGTTTCAGGCGCTTCAGGCGGTCGGCCACGAGGTCCACGCCGTCTGCCCCGAAAAGGAAGCGGGCGAGACCGTCAAGACCGCGGTCCACGACTTCCGGGGCGACCAGACGTACCTGGAGACCCGCGGCCACGACTTCGAGCTCACGCGCGGGTTCGACGAGGTCGACCCGAGCAACTACGACGCCCTGGTCGTCCCCGGCGGGCGCGCGCCGGAGTACCTCCGCGGCTACGAGGCGGTGCTCGACGCGGTGCGACACTTCTTCGAGACGGACAAGCCGGTCGCGTCGATCTGCCACGGGCCGCAGATCCTCGCCGCCGCCGGCGTCCTCGACGGCTACGAGATCACCGCGTACCCCGCGGTCAGACCCGAGGTGGAGGCCGCCGGCTGCTCGTGGGTCGACGGCGTGACGACCGACGGGAACCTCGTCACCGGGCAGGCGTGGCCCGATCACCCCGAGTGGATCGCGGCGTTCCTCGACCTCCTCGGCACAGAGATCGACCACGGGGCGGCCGCGGCGACCGCGGAGTGA